The Podospora bellae-mahoneyi strain CBS 112042 chromosome 7, whole genome shotgun sequence genomic sequence CGACTTCATAATGCCCCAGATGCCCAttcagcaacaacagccccaagcccaccactTTTACtcgcagccgcagcagcagcagcagcagcagcaaccttaTCGTGCTCAGCAGCACTCTGGCTTTCAGCTGGCTCCGATCGCAACTCCTTATCAGCCTTCCACACAGCACAATACCCAGGTGTCGCCGCTCAGCACATCCGGCAACTCGCCGACTTCGCCCAAGAACTACATGACGCGCCAAATCCGGCCGCTCTACGTACCGGCTGTGCTGCGCCCGACCGAGTTTCCATCCAAGGTTCCGGCGCGACCAAAGTCGGAGCATGAGCCTGAGTCTCCTGAGGAGGAACCATTGCGTCACAGCAACAGCTTCATGAGCCTTGGTGGGTTGAGCGGAGGGTTGAGCGCGTCATTGGGTTTGACCAGACGGTCTACTGGCGATAGCGCCAAATACGTCGATGGAACTTGGAATCTGGACCTCTTTCCCAATCCGACTGGCACCCCCACCCGGAAACATTGGAAGGTATGCGGCACCCATTCATTGGACCTTTTGCGCACCTGAGATGATTCTAACATTGTTCCTGCAGTTGGACCAGGACGCACTTATCTGTGATCACGCGACCTGCAAAAAGTCCTTCAACACGTTCACCAGAAGACATCACTGCCGGCGCTGCGGCAACATCTTCTGCGGCGCTCACAGCGACTATCAAATCCCCCTTGATCAGGACGCCAACTACAACCCTCGTGGAGTTCCCAGCCGCGCCTGCGCTCACTGCTTCAACCAGTTTAGGGCATGGCGCAGTCGTGCAAACAGCCAGTCCTCCAGCAAGGGTTCATCTGATGGAGGCAACGCTCCCGAGACACCCGTCACCCCTACCGCCGCTGCCCCAGTCGCCGCTATCGCTCCTGGCCTGATGAGGCCCCTTCAAGCTCGCGTGGCCGAGGTGGCACACAGTGTTCCCAGAGACTGGAATTGGAGCACCTTTTAAACGAACGGTCTTTTAACCAGTTTATTTCCTTGTTGCGCCACCCAGAGGAAGAGTAATCATGCAAATCGCCGACATGAGAGACGACCACAGATTTTACCGTCCACTagaacaacaacagagaACAGTGCACAGCACGAATCATAGAGAACTTTAGACTTTGTGGGATTCGACAAGTAGGAAAGGGAGACACGGCATTTGTCTCAGTTACGGAATGGGGGGAGGACCCTAAAGagattttttcttttccttctgtTTTTTTCTATGATATACAGGAGGAAAGATACCCAGTGGTCGGCGATGCGTCGACACACATATTTTCTTTGTGAGTGAGGGTTTGagagatttttttttcctttgagGTGGTCAGACAGTTTTGAGCATGGCCATTTTTCTGTTTGCattttgttgctgtcgttgttTTGTCTCGagcttttggctttttggcTCATTCTCATGGGAGTTGGCTTTGTATTTTTTTAGCAAGGCGCTCTAGGAGTTGGCTTGTGTTTTTTTCATTGAAGCATTTTTGTTTGACTGCATTGATTGGGGGTAAATGGGGGATTGCCGGCGTTGTGTTTATTTTACTTTGGGGTTTTgatgagctgaagaagaatatggtgggtgtgtgtgaaAGTAGTAGTTGTTGGAGTGGTGTGGTCCTGAAAGATTCAGATGTTTTTACTGGTTCTCTTTAGAATGGAGGCTGGGTGTTAATACAATGTTTTTTTTGAAGGCGCAAAAATCACATTtggttgtggtgtgtgtgttgtcgTGAGATGCGAATGTGCTCTATGAAATTGTTGTTTGCGTtgtgggtgatggtgctgaACCCCTCCCGGCGACGACGGCAACACCGGAGATCTCGATCAAAGTGCGGGGAATTTGGGTTGATGTAGTCAGTGACTAACCCCTCCTCGGATCTTATCGATTTAGTTATCGTGAAGTAGTACCACCAAAACATGCCGAGAcctgggtttttttttttccagcTTCATATTTTTTGTTGTGTGTTGTATTCCGACTCATATATCAAATCTTCATCCGatctttggtgttttggtctgttgttggggtggttttCGATGTCATACACACATCTTGATTACAGTAAGAAAAGTGAGCCCCAACATATTACACTGATGAGCTGTATGTATGTACGGAGTAAGATGCAAATATATACCGTACTCAGATCCTCCTCCGAACATTCCGGTCCCGAGTCTCCCGAGTATTCTATATGTCCCTCAGAGAGTACATAATTCACTTGCCAGAAGCGGTCAGAAGATATTGTGCCTACTTCCCCTACCCTCTCGTGGTCAACCATCAATTTCTCTTCGTCACGAACGCCAGATGTTTCCCACAAGTCAATCGAAccaggtatgtttttttATAATTCTTTATTTCTTCCAAATATTGCCTCCCTTGATGCCTTCCTTCCCTTAAAAATTCCCAGTGttcccttttctcttttgaaACCCAGTGTCAGAAGCATTCTTCTATCTTTCTCTCTTAAAAGAACTCCAAAAGGAGAAAGCATGAATGATCCCAAAACCCCAATGAATGAGAGACCGAAAAGAGGGCTAATATATACAAAGTTGAGAAATGAGCCGAAGCTCATCTCCAAtacccaaaaagaaaagtcgcTAAAAATTCCCGACCCAACACCGGTTTAAATGCTTTCGTTTTGTCGTTGtctcctttctttttcccttttcccttttttgtTCTCGTCTTGTCTATGTTCTTATGGCAGAGTGAAGCACGATTCTAGCCGCCCAAGACATACACCGCTTCGCTATGCTGGATGAAAACACTCTTCTTTCAAGTGAAGATCAAAAGATATGTTTGCTCCAAATGTGGCATGGCTACAAGGCACTTGTGAACCATGCCGACAAGCTCTATTCATCTCGTCGTACTCCATCAAAAACAAACTAGTTTCTGTTGCGGAGGACACGACCgttcttgcccttcttgacagcACCCTCGTTGCTCTCGCCATAGACCTCACGCTCAACgctcttggcagcctccCAGCCGGCCTTCTCGGCAATGGCGACGCTGTTGCTAAGGCGTCTGTTCTTGACGTTCTTGGCGGGGGCGTTGCTGCGGCGGAGGTAGCTCTCGATGAAGAAAGAGACGAAGAGGTAGGTCAGGGGGGTGAGGTAGAACACGTTGAGCCAGATGGCAAAGGTGGTGCCGCTGGAGGTGATGCAAGGGGTGACCTGGCGGCCGAAAGAGTTCTTGATGCTGCCAACAAGACTGGCGGAggcgttggcggcggcagaaGCGCTAGCAGCGGCGGAGGAAGCAGAGACAGACTCGCCAGCCATGACGGGGATGGTGTAGTAGATGAAAGAGTGGATCATCGCACCGGAACCACCCACGAGGAACTGGGTGATCTGCATCGAGGTAAGAGAGCGCTTGATGAACATTGGGACGCGGATATTGAAAGCGGTGACAGTGTAGTAGGTGTACTAGAATACGGTCAGTTTTCCTGTTCGTTTTCTGTCATGTTTTGGAGTGAAGCTTACCATCATGGCGTGGAtgaaggagttgaagaaCACGAAGATCCAAATAGGAACCGACATGTAACGCATACCAGCCCACATGCACATCATGGCACCAGCGTGGTGATAGGTCTGGAGGGTCGAGCTGAGCTTGCccttggcgaggatgatgagggtgtcAAAGACCTCGTAGAACTTGCTGAGGTAGAACAACCAGCCGTAGAAAGCAAGACCCTCATTCCACATGCGACCGGCAGCATAACGGCTGGGCTCAGCGCTGGCGACCATGACGCCGTCAGCGGTGAAGGTCTGCCAGGAGCCAGCGGCCTCGTCCCAGAAGATAGCGTTACCGGCACCACTTTCGCCGTTGATCTGGCACATGGAGTCGAGAAAGCCAGAGACGCCAGTAGGGCCCAGAGGGCTGACAACAGTGCGGCGGAGAGCGTTGAACATACCCCACCAGGTCCAGGCGGAGTagacggcgaggaagatgttGTGGGCGATCACGAACCACTTGAAGGGAAGGGTCTTGCTGATGCCCCAGGGCTTCTTGCCCGTGGACTTGTTGTAGGCATTGAGGAGCTTGGCCGAGACGGCATAgacggcggcgatggtgagAGGGACCTTGGGGTCGAGGACGGCCTGGTAGATGTGGTCGGGGATCTCGAAGGGAGGAGCAAAAGAGGTGGtgccgggtggtggtgggggaatgAAGCCGGCGTCTGCTGGGGGAGGGAACTTGAAGAGGGACCAGTCAGGCAGGCCCAGGGCAGCGGAGTCGAAGGAGATCATTGTGGGCGTCAGTTGATGTGTCTGGTGAACTGACAAAAAAGAGGAATCGAGTGATGGTGAGTAGTTGGAGTGAGGGAGAACACGCGGCGGGCGGGCGGTTCGTTTTGTTACCCACGACTGCTTGCTGTTGCTATGCTTTTCCCAACGTTTTTTTGCGATCCCGCCAATCTGCACGTCACACTGACAGGGGTCCTTACACCCAGCGGGGACCACTTTATGAAAGcggaagaaaaaaagacaggAGCAGCACGAGTCGAGAACCCCCAGCTGGTGCGATaggaagagagaagagaggagtGCCGGGAAAGAGCTCGGGATTTCCCTTGTTTATCATTATgttcaatttttttttttggctttcaCTTTCTGACCTAGGCCGCCCTGGGTTGGCATTCAGCTCCAgctgggaaagggagagCCAGCCAACAACAGATCGGTCATCAAGGGTCTCACATCTTGACTGAAGAATGTCGCCCTGCCGCAAGCCAAAGGGGGACCCAGCGAGCCAGCGGCACGCAAACTGGCACTGCAGAATGTCACCTTGAGAACCTAAGGCACTAGCGCTTCAGGGTCCCAAGGGTCTGGAGATGCCCGAGAAACTCAAAAAATGGAGAGGCCGGTGGCGGCGAAGACTACGAACGACAGGCGCTCATCCCGCCAAACCCAGCGATGCGATGGCAATTTGCAATGACAAGTGAAGGTTCGGATGATGCGGATCTGGACAGTGGAGGCAAGATCGAGCAGGCGCCGAGGGACAAGTGGAGTGAATCTCGAGCCCGGGCTCGATCCGGCCTCCTGGCACGCTTTCCCTTCAAGGCTCTAGCCGACTGCGAGCCGAAAAAGCGGGTGCTTCCAGACGAACGAGATGCCGCCGACCAGACATCCCGGACATTGATGTCCACAAAAGATGTGGTACGATAAGATACTGACCGATCACATGTGATTTTGGACCCTtgtggatgggatgaagCTGGAAAAGTCGCGATGCGAGTCTGGAAGACTTTCTCATCAGGGTTCTCTTGTGTTGCCATCCCGCCAATTTGTGCCAGATGTATCTGCCGAGGTGCCTATTGCGCACGTTCTATTCGTCAATTCAATTCAACAAAAACTACAAAGACAGGCCGCCATTTgaccgccctcctccccactcATCCCCAACACTTGCTGCAGGAGCGCACAACAGTCTTTCCCGCACGCTTTTCCGGGGCTCTGCATGGGCGCCCACTGCATACGCAAGTGTCAAGGGCGGCGGCGAATCCCTTGGCGCGTTTTTCGTTTGAGATGGAATCCCGTCCGTCCGCGAAAAGCTTCATCAGATGTCAAACTTTGGGACAACCCACGCCACGAACCAGTTCATGAGTCGCGCCTTTCACCAAATCCGTAGTCCGTACACGAacatcgaggtcgaggtgTTACGGTCATAAGAAAACACCGGCAGTTGTGCTGGTGGCACCAATATGGAAGACACTGATGAGAATAGCACAGAAAACACTGGGTTTGCAGATCTCTCTGGGTTGATTCAGCGCCGCCACTTACACAATCAACGACCATTGCGATCAGCAAGCGGGGGATCTTCCATCAGACGTCTGCCAGAAAAGGCACGGTCAAAGGCAAACTATGAGATAATAGCGGCTCCGTGACAGCACTGGCCGGTGGCCCGGACATTGAAACCGATCTCTGGGTCTCCATATCCGGCGCCGTCTTTGACCGACTTCCGTTGTTGAAGTCCTCGTTATCTTATCCTGCTCCACATTCGGGCCGGCCCCACGCTGTTCTGACCGATGTCTTTACTAGTCTATCGACGAACATTGAGGCCTTCCATTCCAGGTGTGCCGAAAACCGATGTTATGTCACAGATGACAATATCATCTTGATGCGGAGTTGGCACTTATCAGCAGTCCATTGAGGCTCATCAGCCATTGTTCTGTGTTGGATACCTATTCGTTTGCATCATATCCCTCCGTCCGGTAGTGTACATGAGAAGGCAAGAGGACGCACCAACGGACGCACGAACGTAGAGCAACGGCGCTTCCACTTCTGGATCTCTAATTTGCAATGTCAAGGCACCCCTCAGACTTGCTGTCAAAATGTTGTGTGCGTGGTGTCTCGAGCTGTGTTTGAGAGTCTGATCATGAAACCCTATCTGCGTGTAATTCCTGCGTTCTGATTGGTCCAACCTCAGGGTCTGAGTCGTAAAACGGCAGGTGCTGGTCTGTGCAGCCATCATGGTCACTTCCTTTGAACTTTAGCTGATGGCGAAAGAACACAAGAGGTTCCAGGTTGGTACAGTGCTGCTCAAATGATGAAAAGGCTCCGTCCGGGCTACGGGACACGAGGCGAGTATTCGACTTATCAAGTTTACATATACGACTTTGAGCTGGAGGTCTATGATATTCAAGTTAAAATCTTGTGGCAAACGCGCGCCTTCACACAACTGAATCATCGACCTGCGCATACAAGACACTGAATTGTCTCACCACTATCATGCTCTGATCGATTTAATACTGACTGGCATCTTATCAGTTTCGCCAAGACTCGTTTCAAGCTCAACTGCAGCACGCCGCCACCCCAGCCAAGCCTATTCTCATACTAAACACCATGTGTTTCTCTAACCACCACACTGAGCTTGTCGTCTGGTGGTCTGACTTCTGAGAGAAGGAGATATTTGCAGTGTCCACTCGCGctcttcaacctcgtcctccattTGGCATCTGAGAGTCATGAAGTTGGGCACCACAATGACGCAGTTCTCCGAGCTGAGATAGTTGATACGCTTATAAGTATATATTCCCAATACGAATACGATTTTCCTTGTTTAACCCCAAGCTTGTCGAGATACTCACACATTGCCTCCATATTGCCAGACGGTTGGCTGTTCACCTTATCCCAGCTTGCTTGGGTACAGACGCCCATGTGGCTGCTACTCTATTCTCTCATACGCCCCTTTGATAGGACGCTCCTGAATTGCCAAAAGGCATTGCTTCATTTCATATTACTTTGTAATTAATTCTCAACATGCATTTTCGACAAACACTCACAGCCCTGACAGGCTTGGTTTCTTCAGTGGTAGGAGGTAAGTCTTCCAAGCCCTGTACTTGTTCAAGTTCACTTGCTGACAGATAACAACAGCGCCAGCCCCTATTGACCGCAGCACAACGTCAGGGGGGAAGCTCAAGAACGCTACCAACGATGAGAAGCGATCTCTTTTTGACAccattcttcctcccctcgggaaccacaacatcatcctTCCTGGGGCAGGTCTCAATGTTCTCATTGGCAGCGCCATCAGCCAACTTGCTCGGATTGCTGAGCTAGAGCTGGCGGCGCTGATCGGATCACAATTCGCCTTGGCTATTCAGCTTGAGACAATCAAAACCAACATTCGTATCAATCATTTCAGGGCCCAGTTCCCACACGTGGTATGTTCTCTTCGGTACTACTCAAGTGTGCTACTAACTTCTTCCCCCCAGAACTGCGTCATTATTTGTGTAACAAATGTTCTAGATCAACGAGATCcaagcaacatcaacaaccgcTACCTTCTCAACCAGCTCCGTATTGACAACGGCTTCCCAGACAAGGAGCTACTGATCATGGTCACCGACTCCCAGCAAATGACCATTGTTCCTACCCCCACACCAGTGACGGACTTTTCCCAGAACCCAGTCAACTCTGTCATTCCAGACCTAAACCTCAGTccaatcatcatcaacaacaacaacttcacACAAGCAGAcaccctttcctcctctctaACTGACACCACCGCTTCCCTCGAATCAGAAtcaaccctcttccccacgaccaccaccttcccagACAACACAAACAACGCAGCCCAACCGACCTcttcccccatctcccccagtcccactcaacaaccaacctcctccctcgatCTCGGCTCTTTGATCCAGCCTACCCCCTCACTTCAACCCCGTGGCAACTCCCCTCGCCAGatcaacctcgtcaacctcccagcagacctctcctccctccccaacaacgacaacctcGATTTCACCCACCTCCTGAaccaatccctcctcctccccttcggcatCACTGCCCCGACGTTCGGGTCATCGCTAGGTTTGGTGCTGGCAGACCCAGCAGCTATTATTTTGCCAGGGCAAAAGGAAATATTTGTCGACACGCTGGCTAGTCTGCAGGGTAACTGCCTTGCTTTGCAGTTGGGCCTGGGGAATACGGGACTAGGTCTGGGGGGGGTAGGGTTTGATGGGCAGCTGTTTGGGagtttggaggagttgattcAGGCGGgagtgagggggttggtcggtggtggtggtggtggtgggttgaaTCTGGGACAGCCGGTGATTCCGCCGGGGGTTATTGCTGCGAATCCGGAtttgggtgatgaggggggtgttgattTGGTTACGACTGTTACGGAGGAGCTGGGCTCGCCTGAGACTGACACGGCTACGTTGACGGATGTTTTGACGGGTACAACAACTACAGCGGAGGATGTGGCGACAGGGACGGATACTGCTACTGTTACGGATGGGCCGACGGCCACTGAGACGGGTGTTGCTACGTCGAcggggggtgaggttgaggagacTGCTTTTGCTCAGGCTAGGgtcagcaggaggaggagggcataGATTATGTAGGGCTTTTTCTGTTCAAGGTGTGTTTATGAGTCCGTGATATGACGAGATTTCGGCGTTGGGGTGGGCTTGTGGGTTGTCTGGCTTCAGTTGACCAGATTGTACATATCGTCATTCTTTTGAATATAATTATGGAATTTACTTATCCGCTTTACCTTTGCATTACTCTTGGATGTCTCTTTCACGTTGTATATAAGGCACATGATGCGCGTATGTAAGATCCTGTTGGATAGAAATGCCCCAAGATGAATGGTAAAGTCTTCTTGAGGCATATGCTTTCTAACCATGATATAGTATCGTG encodes the following:
- a CDS encoding hypothetical protein (EggNog:ENOG503P64R; COG:S) — its product is MATDFIMPQMPIQQQQPQAHHFYSQPQQQQQQQQPYRAQQHSGFQLAPIATPYQPSTQHNTQVSPLSTSGNSPTSPKNYMTRQIRPLYVPAVLRPTEFPSKVPARPKSEHEPESPEEEPLRHSNSFMSLGGLSGGLSASLGLTRRSTGDSAKYVDGTWNLDLFPNPTGTPTRKHWKLDQDALICDHATCKKSFNTFTRRHHCRRCGNIFCGAHSDYQIPLDQDANYNPRGVPSRACAHCFNQFRAWRSRANSQSSSKGSSDGGNAPETPVTPTAAAPVAAIAPGLMRPLQARVAEVAHSVPRDWNWSTF
- a CDS encoding hypothetical protein (COG:I; EggNog:ENOG503NW0G) encodes the protein MISFDSAALGLPDWSLFKFPPPADAGFIPPPPPGTTSFAPPFEIPDHIYQAVLDPKVPLTIAAVYAVSAKLLNAYNKSTGKKPWGISKTLPFKWFVIAHNIFLAVYSAWTWWGMFNALRRTVVSPLGPTGVSGFLDSMCQINGESGAGNAIFWDEAAGSWQTFTADGVMVASAEPSRYAAGRMWNEGLAFYGWLFYLSKFYEVFDTLIILAKGKLSSTLQTYHHAGAMMCMWAGMRYMSVPIWIFVFFNSFIHAMMYTYYTVTAFNIRVPMFIKRSLTSMQITQFLVGGSGAMIHSFIYYTIPVMAGESVSASSAAASASAAANASASLVGSIKNSFGRQVTPCITSSGTTFAIWLNVFYLTPLTYLFVSFFIESYLRRSNAPAKNVKNRRLSNSVAIAEKAGWEAAKSVEREVYGESNEGAVKKGKNGRVLRNRN
- a CDS encoding hypothetical protein (EggNog:ENOG503P6W5), whose protein sequence is MHFRQTLTALTGLVSSVVGAPAPIDRSTTSGGKLKNATNDEKRSLFDTILPPLGNHNIILPGAGLNVLIGSAISQLARIAELELAALIGSQFALAIQLETIKTNIRINHFRAQFPHVVCSLRYYSSVLLTSSPQNCVIICVTNVLDQRDPSNINNRYLLNQLRIDNGFPDKELLIMVTDSQQMTIVPTPTPVTDFSQNPVNSVIPDLNLSPIIINNNNFTQADTLSSSLTDTTASLESESTLFPTTTTFPDNTNNAAQPTSSPISPSPTQQPTSSLDLGSLIQPTPSLQPRGNSPRQINLVNLPADLSSLPNNDNLDFTHLLNQSLLLPFGITAPTFGSSLGLVLADPAAIILPGQKEIFVDTLASLQGNCLALQLGLGNTGLGLGGVGFDGQLFGSLEELIQAGVRGLVGGGGGGGLNLGQPVIPPGVIAANPDLGDEGGVDLVTTVTEELGSPETDTATLTDVLTGTTTTAEDVATGTDTATVTDGPTATETGVATSTGGEVEETAFAQARVSRRRRA